One Rhipicephalus microplus isolate Deutch F79 chromosome 4, USDA_Rmic, whole genome shotgun sequence genomic window carries:
- the LOC142813897 gene encoding uncharacterized protein LOC142813897, protein MASPVKPDNSQGPEAGQELPQAADSTAPVDDPPRHGIRHVVDQAEKDGRRKAPNEPQHSIGISRRASDEINPRSVRRVAAYKQPPQPQHSRSMPSLLDLSGRGSHMESHTHYSSTAGSGTESFPRTSLPPAVVAAAAAALNTPSSARRTSIGSRSSSGVMVRSHLLSLSLLAKLPPTLTFRRAYLGHRRDTYLCFHIFMR, encoded by the exons ATGGCGTCTCCCGTCAAGCCAGATAATTCGCAAGGCCCAGAAGCCGGCCAAGAACTGCCTCAAGCAGCAG aCTCTACTGCTCCAGTCGACGATCCACCCAGACATGGCATCCGACACGTGGTCGACCAGGCAGAAAAGGACGGTAGGCGCAAAGCACCCAATGAGCCGCAGCACTCTATCGGTATCTCCAGGCGAGCATCGGACGAAATAAATCCACGAAGTGTCCGACGAGTGGCCGCTTATAAACAGCCTCCACAGCCGCAGCATTCTCGGTCCATGCCGTCCTTGCTGGACTTATCGGGTCGAGGCAGCCACATGGAGTCCCACACCCACTATAGCAGCACCGCGG GTTCTGGCACTGAGAGCTTCCCCCGCACGTCTTTGCCACCTGCTGTCGTTGCCGCAGCGGCGGCGGCCCTCAACACTCCGTCGTCGGCGCGCCGGACATCCATAGGCAGTCGCTCTTCGAGTGGAGTCATGGTGCGTTCGCACTTGTTAAGTCTTTCATTGCTTGCTAAGCTGCCCCCAACACTTACTTTCCGGCGCGCATATTTGGGTCATCGTAGGGACACATATCTCTGTTTTCACATATTTATGAGGTGA